The Actinomyces wuliandei genome contains the following window.
CTGGGACTGCTCCGCGTAGCCAGAGGCGGTGACCCCCTCGGTCAGGGCGTCCGCGTCCTCCCAGGTGACGGTCCTGCCGGATACTGAGCCGCCGTCGGCCTCGGTGACGCTCCCGGGGAAGGTCACCGAGACCCGGGTGTCCACCAGGGTGTTGAAGGAGGCGGCGGTGGAGCCCCCCGTGTCCTGAGCCCCCTGTGTAGGGGCCAGCGCCGCAGGGTCACCTCCCAGGTCGGGGGCGGCAAGGCTGACGGTGTAGACGTCGCCGTCACGCACCACGATCGCGCCCTCCTCGGCCTCGGAGGCATCCGGGACCGTCACGCCGGTAATCGTCACCAGGCAGCCGACCTCGTCGCTGCCGCCGGAGAGGGGCTCGGCCTCGACCTGGGCGTCCTGGGAGACCTCAAGGACCTCGGGGTCCGCCATCGTGGCGCAGTCCTCCTCGCTGCCGATCACCTCCCCGGTGGTGTCCCGCATCTCCAGGGTGATGTCGTAGGTGCCCGTCGGGGTGATCGCCATGTCCATCTCCAGGGTGCAGCCCGACAGGGCCAGGCAGGCCAGGGCGCAGGACGCGGCGAGCCGCACCGGGCGGTGGGTGCGGGGGCGCTGAGACATGTGTGGCAGGCTACACGCGTCGTGTCTCGGCTCGTCCGGCTCGCGCCGCCACGGCATCGTTACCGCCTTCACTGAGGGCGGAACGGAGGTGCGGAACTCCCCTCCAGAGGGCGGA
Protein-coding sequences here:
- a CDS encoding LppM family (lipo)protein translates to MSQRPRTHRPVRLAASCALACLALSGCTLEMDMAITPTGTYDITLEMRDTTGEVIGSEEDCATMADPEVLEVSQDAQVEAEPLSGGSDEVGCLVTITGVTVPDASEAEEGAIVVRDGDVYTVSLAAPDLGGDPAALAPTQGAQDTGGSTAASFNTLVDTRVSVTFPGSVTEADGGSVSGRTVTWEDADALTEGVTASGYAEQSQGTSWTANPATWVTAILVTAGTALGLVVVARRRRAQRPRDGQERRRKTRRDRQTTRRNKGVGKEQKRQQAGHPRTRRKRR